In the genome of Caulobacter flavus, the window GAGGGATAGAGCTGCAGGTCGAACGACAGGCCGTACTTGGCCAGCAGGGCGAAGCCCGCGCGCCACTGGTCGCTGAGCAGCAGGTCGGACGGGCCGTAGGTCTTGGCCGGGTCCTTGTGGAAATTGACGATCTGGCGGACGCCGCGCACGTGGGGCCGCGAGGCGTGCGCCTCCAGCAGGGCCTCGACGGCGGGATCGTCCAGGTTGGCGCCGGCCACGATCGCGCCGATCGGCGCGCCAATCGGGTGGGGGGCGGCGATCAGGCCTTCCAGCCAGTCGGTCTCGGAAAGCTGCTTGTCGGTGGGCAGGCCGCACTCGACGTGCACCAGGCTCTGGACGCGCCAGGGCAGGGCGTCGGCGGCGTAGTCGGCGGGCAGGTAGTTCTTCCCGGCGATCAGGGCCATGTCGCCCGCCGGGTTGTTGGGCAGCGGGTCGTCCTGCAGCCACGAATAGTAGTGCTTGTCGAGATCCCACAGGTGCATGTGGGCGTCGATGATCGGACCCGCGTACGCCATGCCTGTCCCCTTGGGCTCGTAGGCTTGGGCCCGCCCGCCCCGAAGGACGGGCGGGCCCGAACTCAAACTAGAAGGTGGTGCGGCCGCCCGACGTGTCGAACGTCGCGGCGGTGGTGAAGCTGCACTCCTCGCTGGCCATGAAGCAGACCATCGCGGCGCTTTCCTCGACCTCGCCCAGGCGACCCATCGGGATCTTCGAGCGCATGTACTCGACCTGGCTGGCGGGCAGCTGCTCGAGGATCGGGCTTTCGAAGGTGGCGGGGGTCAGGGCGTTGGCGATCACGCCCTTGCCGGCCAGTTCCTTGCCCAGCGACTTGGTGAGGCCGATGACCCCAGCCTTCGACGCCGAATAGGCGCTGGCGTTCGGATTGCCTTCCTTGCCGGCCACCGAAGCGACGTTGACGATGCGGCCGTAGCCGGCGCCCAGCATGTGCGGGACGACCGAACGGCAGCAGTAGAACAGGCCGTTCAGGTTGATGT includes:
- a CDS encoding SDR family NAD(P)-dependent oxidoreductase — protein: MTVYANRFSGRAAVITGGASGLGKETARRMVAEGAKVALWDLNADALKAAAEEVGASFTYALDVSDEAQVAAATAASVEALGKIDVLVNSAGITGATVPVHEFPLDSWKRVIDINLNGLFYCCRSVVPHMLGAGYGRIVNVASVAGKEGNPNASAYSASKAGVIGLTKSLGKELAGKGVIANALTPATFESPILEQLPASQVEYMRSKIPMGRLGEVEESAAMVCFMASEECSFTTAATFDTSGGRTTF
- a CDS encoding amidohydrolase family protein, whose amino-acid sequence is MAYAGPIIDAHMHLWDLDKHYYSWLQDDPLPNNPAGDMALIAGKNYLPADYAADALPWRVQSLVHVECGLPTDKQLSETDWLEGLIAAPHPIGAPIGAIVAGANLDDPAVEALLEAHASRPHVRGVRQIVNFHKDPAKTYGPSDLLLSDQWRAGFALLAKYGLSFDLQLYPSQMETAAALADAHPDIPLIVNHAGMPTDRDEDGLALWRLGLAALAKRPNVTCKVSGLAMVDRAWTVESLRPFVLHVIETFGVERTMFASNFPVEKVHGSFDAFYSAYDAITAGFGDAERQRLFAGSAAAVYRIA